One Misgurnus anguillicaudatus chromosome 19, ASM2758022v2, whole genome shotgun sequence genomic region harbors:
- the LOC129421594 gene encoding large ribosomal subunit protein mL64 yields the protein MAASLLCRRTALLFDITQFSSKLNFLPAVVQQVAHYNPRPLWVNIKNPYIPDKSSEKTPDWQKTDKYDRKLFGRYGLSSGVNPAKLWPSHAKLEEMIAEEREWHPPLEVMLENIAAREKEKTEKRIQREKTIAANMAKMPKMVADWKKQKRETKLKQKEEKVKKERLLAEARERFGYAVDPRSSKFKEMVAELEKEEKKKRKLLKRRKREDDLTPTSAESSQ from the exons ATGGCGGCCTCCTTACTGTGCAGGAGGACGGCTTTGCTATTTGACATTACTCAATTCAGCTCTAAATTAAACTTTCTCCCGGCTGTTGTCCAACAGGTCGCGCATTATAACCCCAGACCGCTCTGGGTGAATATCAAGAATCCGTACATACCTGATAAAAGCAGCGAGAAGACACCCGACTGGCAGAAGACCGACAAGTATGATCGCAAACTGTTCGGGCGATACGGACTGTCGTCTGGAGTGAACCCGGCCAAACTCTGGCCGTCTCACGCCAAACTGGAGGAGATGATCGCCGAAGAAAGAGAGTGGCATCCACCGCTGGAGGTGATGCTGGAAAACATCGCAGCCAGAGAGAAGGAGAAGACGGAGAAACGGATCCAGAG AGAGAAGACAATAGCCGCCAACATGGCTAAGATGCCCAAAATGGTCGCTGACTGGAAGAAGCAGAAACGGGAGACCAAACTAAAGCAGAAAGAGGAAAAGGTGAAAAAAGAGAGACTGCTGGCCGAGGCAAGAGAGCGATTCGGCTATGCCGTGGACCCCCGCAGTTCCAAGTTCAAAGAGATGGTGGCTGAACTAGAGAAAgaggagaagaagaagaggaaacTTTTGAAACGCAGGAAAAGAGAAGATGACTTGACCCCAACATCAGCTGAATCCAGCCAATAA
- the LOC129421430 gene encoding LOW QUALITY PROTEIN: tetratricopeptide repeat protein 39A (The sequence of the model RefSeq protein was modified relative to this genomic sequence to represent the inferred CDS: substituted 1 base at 1 genomic stop codon) produces MSSGKDAPVTENSRQTSLTASLDECMEALDLFLNNHFNESLDKLRPRSKDSMYHALIYATVLEMQAMMTFQHDDIVQAGNTMKCAQEVCQRFRKKTGSLLNLGANKDIAEEQLHAEACYAECLLHRAALTFLQDENMVSFIKGGIKVRNSYLIYKXLNTFVQSGMGFKGPNHKHLEGGVSFGIGAFNLTLSLFPTRILKLLEFAGFSGDKEFGISQLNTGATSHSLRSMLCALLLLCFYTFLSFILGIGEGDVEDAEKLLEPFRQQYPNGAIFLFFAGRAEEMKGNIDEAVVLFEDGCKAQQTWKQFHHMCYWELMWCFTYKRHWKMAYFYADLLSQESRWSKAMYIYMKAAYLSMLPETESRPFGDNEVDLFRQVPTYKQKIAGKSPPTEKFAIRKARRYKASNPAKLPVPVLEMMYMWNGFSMIIKRPELTQGMMETLLDAERTLETSPENEYTVDDRCVILLLKGVCLKNQGHIQAAEECFIKVYSSDKKIKYDHYLVPNALLEISLVYIDTGRKDQAIKLLQKAKNNYKEYSMESRTQFRVHAALTKLKADTSDQDEISVL; encoded by the exons ATGTCCAGTGGGAAAGATGCACCTGTTACAGAAAA CTCCAGACAAACATCCCTCACGGCTTCTCTTGATGAATGCATGGAGGCTCTGGACCTGTTTCTCAACAACCACTTTAATGAAAGTTTGGACAAACTGAGACCACG GTCTAAGGACAGCATGTATCATGCTTTGATCTATGCCACAGTATTAGAAATGCAAGCCATGATGACGTTTCAACATGATGACATAGTGCAAGCTGGAAACACCATGAAGTGCGCTCAGGAGGTGTGCCAGAG GTTCCGTAAGAAAACTGGCAGTCTGTTGAACCTGGGAGCAAACAAAGATATAGCAGAAG AGCAGCTTCACGCTGAGGCGTGTTACGCCGAGTGTTTGCTACACAGGGCTGCTCTTACCTTCCTACAG GATGAGAACATGGTGAGTTTCATCAAAGGAGGAATCAAAGTTCGAAACAGTTACCTCATATACAAGTAA CTGAACACTTTCGTCCAATCAGGCATGGGTTTTAAAGGACCAAACCACAAGCATTTAGAGGGGGGAGTCTCATTTGGAATTGGGGCTTTCAACTTG ACTTTATCACTGTTTCCTACGAGGATACTCAAGTTGCTGGAGTTTGCAGGGTTTTCTGGAGATAAG GAGTTTGGCATTTCTCAGCTGAACACGGGTGCCACCTCTCACAGCCTGCGCTCCATGTTGTGTGCTTTACTCCTGCTCTGTTTCTACACATTCCTCTCCTTTATTTTAG GTATTGGAGAAGGAGACGTGGAAGATGCAGAGAAACTGCTTGAGCCATTTCGGCAGCAATATCCAAAT gGGGCAATTTTTCTCTTCTTTGCCGGACGAGCAGAAGAGATGAAGGGGAACATTGATGAG GCGGTAGTACTGTTTGAAGACGGCTGTAAGGCCCAGCAGACCTGGAAACAGTTTCACCACATGTGCTACTGGGAGTTAATGTGGTGTTTCACCTACAAGAGACACTGGAAGATGGCTTACTTCTACGCAGACCTGCTCAGCCAGGAGAGCCGCTGGTCAAAG GCTATGTACATATATATGAAGGCTGCTTACCTCAGCATGCTTCCAGAAACAGAGTCTCGGCCGTTCGGTGATAATGAGGTGGATCTTTTTAG ACAGGTTCCTACATACAAACAGAAGATAGCAGGCAAGTCTCCACCAACAGAGAAGTTTGCCATTCGTAAAGCTCGACGTTATAAAGCCAGCAATCCAGCCAAATTGCCTGTTCCTGTGCTT gAAATGATGTACATGTGGAACGGTTTCTCAATGATCATTAAACGCCCCGAGCTCACACAGGGCATGATGGAAACACTCTTGGATGCAGAGCGCACCCTAGAGACTTCTCCAG AAAATGAGTACACGGTGGATGACAGGTGTGTAATCCTGCTTCTGAAAGGCGTCTGTCTGAAGAACCAAGGTCACATACAAGCCGCAGAGGAATGTTTTATCAAAGTTTACAGCAG TGATAAGAAGATAAAGTATGACCATTACCTGGTTCCCAATGCTCTGCTGGAGATAAGTCTGGTGTATATAGACACAGGACGAAAAGATCAAGCCATCAAGCTGCTGCAGAAAGCAAA GAATAACTACAAGGAATATTCAATGGAGTCTCGTACACAGTTCAGGGTCCACGCAGCCCTGACCAAACTGAAGGCTGACACAAGCGACCAGGATGAAATATCAGTATTGTGA